One region of Carassius carassius chromosome 41, fCarCar2.1, whole genome shotgun sequence genomic DNA includes:
- the LOC132123105 gene encoding A disintegrin and metalloproteinase with thrombospondin motifs 8, giving the protein MTVNDDTYCELLQELPDDLHQGTLHLICPCPQWNNASFIKNTAFLHKKPLHERIIDSRAIDINQFSTIATDSTRPTHLSRSASATGVFTYSLIVCLLAESSSHWFETEETVPERLTERTAGRVAKRSEQQPSFRLTAFGRNFTLNLTPDSTFISPALKVYRIKATPQEILESVSKLTDLYKSLNQTEETGAELLKSCFYTGAVDSNEDSIVSVSLCHGILGSFITDGKEYLIEPKLLGLGTSGKLTEQLHVIKRRSFTKSPQVSEPLSDIRDDDQNLMSRRRRFVSTRRFIETLVVGDSSLTHFYGDEIKHYMLTLMSVAAQIYKHPSIKNSINIVLVKMLIVEDEEVGPSISSNGGVTLRNFCAWQQLFNPPSHRHPEHFDTAILFTREDICGHQSCDTLGVADVGTMCDTKRSCSVIEDNGLQAAYTTAHELGHVLSMPHDDTKNCEQLFGYLDDHHIMAPVFTQLSKTLPWSPCSALYVTEFFDNGHGDCLLDIPETTVALPTELPGITYSLDRQCQQIFGEEFSHCPNTSASEVCGQLWCQEEGQSVCTTRNGSLPWADGTSCGANRTCLNSACMSSEEVMRPKPAVDGGWGEWGPWEPCSRSCGGGVMFSFRECTRPSPQNAGKYCVGQRVKYQSCNKQACENNRGKSFREEQCEKYNNPNHFDVHGNVKQWIPKYTGVSLRDRCKLFCRARGSSEFRVFAAKVIDGTSCGPDTTSFCVQGQCIKAGCDLEIDSNKKMDKCGVCGGNGQSCRMISGSFNKVINGYSDIVTIPSGATNIDIKQQIHRSIPHDGHYLAVRRENGDYILNGNFSVSTVEQYIPVLGAVLKYSGSSTTLERLQSFHQLQEPITIQLLSTAGETIPPKVKYNFYIPKTITFSKPKDKKIAGKPIHPFGVPQWVSGEWSECSKTCGSGWSRRNVECKDNAGFYSNHCNKDLRPSDIRPCADLPCPIWQIGPWSSCSQTCGHGDRQRRILCIDYAGKIVEPKNCDPAKMPESVSERCFYQEC; this is encoded by the exons ATGACTGTCAATGATGACACCTACTGTGAACTGTTGCAAGAACTGCCAGATGATCTACATCAGGGAACACTGCATCTTATTTGCCCTTGCCCACAGTGGAACAA cgcttcttttataaagaacaccgcTTTCTTACATAAAAAGCCCCTGCACGAGAGAATAATTGATTCTCGAGCCATCGATATCAACCAATTCAGCACCATCGCCACGGACAGCACCCG GCCCACCCATCTGTCACGTTCTGCATCCGCCACTGGTGTATTCACATATTCATTAATTGTTTGCCTCCTCGCTGAATCATCTTCTCACTGGTTTGAGACTGAGGAGACTGTACCTGAACGGCTGACTGAACGCACCGCTGGACGAGTGGCCAAGAGGAGTGAACAACAGCCCAGCTTCAGACTCACGGCTTTCGGAAGGAATTTCACCCTGAATTTGACACCGGACAGCACCTTTATATCGCCAGCGCTGAAGGTTTATCGCATCAAAGCCACACCACAAGAAATACTTGAGTCAGTTAGCAAACTGACAGATCTTTACAAGTCATTGAATCAAACAGAAGAGACTGGAGCAGAATTATTAAAAAGCTGTTTTTACACCGGCGCTGTTGACTCCAATGAGGACTCTATTGTTTCAGTCAGTTTATGTCATGGGATTTTAGGATCATTTATCACAGATGGTAAAGAATATCTAATCGAACCAAAACTTCTCGGCTTGGGAACATCTGGAAAGTTAACTGAGCAGCTGCATGTCATTAAAAGAAGAAGTTTTACGAAGTCCCCGCAGGTCTCTGAACCGCTGTCAGATATCAGAGATGATGATCAGAATTTGATGTCTAGACGCAGGCGTTTTGTCTCTACTCGCAGGTTTATTGAGACGTTGGTGGTCGGTGACTCTTCCTTGACACATTTCTATGGAGACGAGATCAAG CACTACATGCTGACCTTGATGTCAGTGGCTGCTCAGATTTACAAGCATCCCAGCATTAAGAACTCAATCAACATAGTGCTTGTGAAGATGCTGATCGTTGAGGATGAAGAGGTTGGTCCGTCCATCTCCAGCAATGGAGGCGTCACTTTGCGCAACTTCTGTGCCTGGCAACAGCTGTTCAACCCGCCCAGCCACAGGCATCCGGAACACTTCGATACAGCCATACTTTTTACTAGAGAG GACATCTGTGGACATCAGAGTTGTGACACTTTGGGTGTAGCTGATGTTGGAACCATGTGTGACACCAAAAGGAGCTGTTCTGTTATTGAAGACAATGGCCTTCAGGCTGCTTACACGACTGCACATGAGCTAG GCCATGTTTTGAGTATGCCTCATGATGACACTAAGAACTGTGAGCAGCTTTTTGGATATCTTGACGATCACCATATCATGGCCCCTGTATTCACTCAGCTCAGTAAGACCTTGCCTTGGTCTCCCTGCAGTGCTTTGTACGTCACAGAGTTTTTCGACAATGGACATG GAGACTGTTTACTGGACATCCCTGAGACGACAGTGGCTTTACCCACTGAGCTGCCAGGCATTACTTACAGCCTGGACCGCCAGTGTCAACAGATATTTGGAGAGGAGTTTTCACATTGTCCCAACACTTCAGCCAGTGAGGTGTGCGGACAGCTCTGGTGCCAGGAAGAAGGGCAGTCTGTGTGCACAACCAGGAACGGGAGTCTTCCCTGGGCAGATGGCACGAGCTGTGGCGCCAACAGGACCTGCCTGAACAGTGCATGCATGTCCTCTGAGGAAGTCATGAGGCCTAAG CCGGCTGTGGATGGTGGCTGGGGTGAGTGGGGACCATGGGAACCGTGTTCCAGATCATGTGGAGGTGGAGTGATGTTCTCCTTCCGAGAGTGTACCCGGCCATCTCCTCAAAATGCTGGAAAATACTGTGTGGGCCAGAGAGTGAAGTATCAGTCCTGCAACAAACAGGCTTGTGAGAATAACCGAG GAAAAAGTTTCAGAGAGGAACAATGCGAGAAGTACAACAATCCAAATCATTTTGATGTTCATGGAAATGTGAAGCAGTGGATACCAAAATACACTGGAGTATCATTGCGGGATAGGTGTAAACTCTTTTGCAGAGCAAGGGGCAGCAGTGAATTTAGAGTGTTTGCAGCTAAA GTAATTGATGGAACCTCATGTGGTCCAGATACCACATCATTTTGTGTGCAAGGCCAGTGTATCAAAGCCGGTTGTGATCTGGAGATCGATTCTAATAAGAAGATGGATAAATGTGGCGTATGTGGTGGAAATGGCCAGAGCTGCAGGATGATATCTGGCTCATTCAATAAAGTCAT AAATGGATATAGTGACATTGTGACGATTCCAAGTGGAGCCACTAATATTGACATCAAACAGCAGATCCATAGAAGTATACCACACGATGGGCATTACCTGGCTGTACGAAGAGAAAATGGTGATTATATCTTGAATGGCAACTTCTCTGTATCCACAGTGGAGCAGTATATTCCAGTGCTGGGGGCTGTGCTGAAGTACAGTGGCTCATCCACCACACTGGAGAGACTTCAGAGCTTCCACCAGCTACAGGAACCAATCACAATACAGCTACTCTCCACTGCTGGGGAAACCATCCCACCGAAGGTCAAATACAACTTCTACATCCCCAAAACCATAACTTTTAGCAAACCCAAAGACAAAAAGATTGCTGGCAAACCGATTCATCCATTTGGGGTGCCACAGTGGGTCTCGGGCGAGTGGTCTGAATGCTCCAAAACTTGTGGTTCAGGATGGTCCAGGAGAAATGTGGAATGTAAAGACAATGCTGGTTTTTATTCAAACCACTGCAATAAAGATCTCAGACCCTCTGATATCAGGCCCTGCGCAGACCTGCCATGTCCTATATGGCAAATAGGGCCTTGGTCTTCATGCTCACAAACTTGTGGCCATGGGGATCGCCAGCGTAGGATTCTCTGCATTGATTACGCTGGGAAAATTGTGGAACCGAAGAACTGTGACCCCGCCAAGATGCCTGAATCAGTATCTGAAAGGTGTTTCTACCAAGAGTGTTGA